A stretch of DNA from Serinibacter arcticus:
TGCGCGTCGAGCTGATGTGCGCCGGGACGCACCCGTTCGCGCGGTGGAACCAGCAGAAGGTCACCAACAAGCAGCGCTACGCGACCCTCATCGACCGCACCCAGTGGTGGGGCCGGCAGATGCTCATCTACGGCGTCCACGTCCACGTCGGCATCGAGGACCGGGACAAGGTGCTGCCGATCATGCGCGCCATGATGACGCTGCTGCCGCACCTGCAGTCGTTCTCGGCCTCCTCGCCGTTCTGGGGCGGGGAGGACACCGGCTACGCGTCCAACCGCGCGCTGATGTTCCAACAGCTCCCGACGGCGGGGCTCCCGTTCGACCTCGCGACCTGGCCCGAGCTGGAGCAGTACGCGGGCGACATGCTCCACACGGGCGTCATCGACGCGTTCGACGAGGTCCGGTGGGACATCCGCCCGGCGCCGCACCTGGGCACCATCGAGGTGCGGGTGAGCGACGGCACGCCGTCGATCCTCGAGCTGCGGGCGCTGGCCGCGTTCGTGCACAGCGCGATCGAGCACTTCTCCACGATGCTCGACGACGGCCTCGAGCTGCCGCACATGCCGGCGTGGTTCGTGCAGGAGAACAAGTGGCGCTCGGCCCGCTACGGCATGGACGCGATCATCATCCTCAACGCCGAGGGCGACGAGGAGCTGGTCAGCGACGCCGTCTCGCGCTGGATCGAGACGCTCGCGCCCGTCGCGGAGCGCCTGGGGTGCGCGCAGGACCTCGAGAACCTCCGCGTCATCATGCGTCGCGGGGCGTCCTACCAGCGCCAGCGCGCGGTGGCGCGCCGGTCCTCGGGGGCGCTGGACGCCGTCGTGAGCTCGCTGGTGCGGGAGATGCGGGCGGGCACGCCCCTCTGACGGGCCGCCCCACGAGGGGGTACTTCCCGCCCCTCCAGGGGGCACTTCCCGCCCCTCCAGGGGGCACTTCCCGTCGATCGCCCGGCGA
This window harbors:
- a CDS encoding glutamate--cysteine ligase, producing the protein MAAPREIPFATSRRGTIGLEWELALVDVDSGDLRQVAEVVLDAVRPEGAAEHPHIKQELLLNTIEVISGINETVGGAADDLARAIAEVRAVTDPLRVELMCAGTHPFARWNQQKVTNKQRYATLIDRTQWWGRQMLIYGVHVHVGIEDRDKVLPIMRAMMTLLPHLQSFSASSPFWGGEDTGYASNRALMFQQLPTAGLPFDLATWPELEQYAGDMLHTGVIDAFDEVRWDIRPAPHLGTIEVRVSDGTPSILELRALAAFVHSAIEHFSTMLDDGLELPHMPAWFVQENKWRSARYGMDAIIILNAEGDEELVSDAVSRWIETLAPVAERLGCAQDLENLRVIMRRGASYQRQRAVARRSSGALDAVVSSLVREMRAGTPL